The following DNA comes from Methanothermus fervidus DSM 2088.
TTTAAGAGAATATATTAAAAATTGTTTATGTCTAGTCTCAACTATTAAGTTTATTTCTTCACTTTAAAAGAATTTACAGGTGATCAAATGTGTGGTATTGCAGGCTGTATACTAAAAGACAGTGAAGCTGCTCCAGTACTTCTAAATTGTTTAAAAAGATTGGAATACAGAGGCTATGACTCAGTGGGCATGGCAACGCTCAATGGTAGCAAAATATACATTAAAAAAGACAGTGGCAAAATTGATGAAGTAAGTAAAAGATTAAATTTTTTAGAATTACCTGGAAAAATGGGCATTGGGCATGTTAGATGGGCTACACATGGTCCTCCCACACAGTTTAATGCACATCCTCACTCAGATTGTAATAATGAAATAGTTGTTGTACATAATGGTATTATAGAAAATTTTAATGAACTAAAGAAAGAATTAATAAAAGAAGGTCATAAATTTAGATCAGAAACTGATACAGAAGTTATTGCACATCTTATAGAAAAATATTTAAAAGAAAGTAAAAATTTAGAAGAAGCTGCCCGAAAAACTGCAAAACGTCTTAAAGGTTCATATGCTTTATTAATAATGTCTGTACATGAACCTGATAAAATAATAGGCATGCGAAATGAAAGTCCCTTAGTTGTTGGAATAAGTGATCATGGACTTTTTTTAGCATCAGATATGCCAGCAGTCCTTGAACATACAAATAAATTCATCCATTTGGATGAGAGAGAAATGGCAATTATAACAAATGATGATGTGGTCATTAAAAATTTTGATGGAGAAATTATTAATAAAGAAATTAAAGAGGTTGACTGGACACCAGAAATGGCAGAAAAATCTGGATATGATCACTTTACAATAAAAGAAATTCATGAAGGACCTAATGCAATCAGAGAAACACTTAGAGAACTCAATGAAGTCAAAAAAGTTGCTAAAAAACTAAAAAATATAAAGAGAATATGTTTTGTTGCATGTGGAACTTCATACCATGCATCTTTAGTAGGTAAATATGTATTTGAAAAATTGTTAGGTATTCCAACAGACGTAATTTTAGCTTCAGAATTTAAATATTCTGTCAAGACCCTAGATAAAAATACATTGGTGATTTTCATAACTCAGTCAGGAGAAACTGCAGACACGATCAGTGCTATAAGGATGGCTAAAAATAAATCTAAAACATTAGCTATTGTTAACGTTGTTGGAAGCACGGCTACAAGGGAAGCTGAATATGTTATCTATACACGTGCAGGACCTGAAATAGGTGTTGCTGCCACAAAAACATATTTAACTCAATTGACATGCATCTACATGCTTGCAGCCTCACTATCAGGTAAAGATGAAATAATTGATTCCCTCAAAAAAATTCCTGAAATTGTGAAAAATACAATAAAATTAGAAAATAAAATAAAGAAAATTTCTGAGAAATACAAAGATGCTCATGATGTGTTTTTCATAGGAAGAGGTTTTTCATACCCAACAGCACTTGAAGGAGCACTTAAACTTAAAGAAATAAGTTATATTCATGCTGAAGGATATGCAGCAGGAGAACTAAAGCATGGTCCATTGGCATTAATAGAAGAAAATGTTCCTGTAGTTTCAATAGCACCTCCAGGAGAAAGTTATGATAAAACATTGGGAAATATAGAAGAAGTAAAAGCAAGAGGATCAAAAGTTATAGCACTTGGATCTAAAAATAACAAAGATTTAAAAGAAATTTCAGATGAATTCATACCAATTGATCCTAGTGTAGATGAATTTCTTTCACCATTAGTATACATAGTTCCTCTACAACTTTTTGCATATTACACTAGTGTTGGAAGAGGTATAGATCCTGATAAACCTAGAAATCTTGCGAAATCTGTTACTGTAGAGTAGTTTCTATTAGGTTGGGTTCTGATGAATATTTTTGATGATTTAAGTGGCGGAAAAAGTGTATTTAAAAACAAAAAATATTTAGATCATCGTTTTTTACCTGATAAGCTCCCACATAGAGAAAAACAAATAAAATCAATAGCAAAATATTGGAAAGAAGCTTTAGATGGAGTTACACCACCTAACATAACAATCTATGGTAAAACAGGCACTGGAAAAACCGCTGTAGCAAAATTTGTCATGAAACAACTGAAAGAAATAGCTGAACCTAACGTTAGAGTTGAATATATTAGATGTACAGATTATAGTACAGAATACCAAGTTCTTGCAAGACTTTGCCAACTAATGGGTAAAGATGTACCATTTAGAGGATGGACAAAAGCAGAAGTTATAAATGTTTTTAAAGATACATTGCGTAGAAATGTTTATGATGAGAAACCTATTTTGATTGTGATACTTGATGAAATTGATATATTACTTAGAAAAGATGGGGACGGACTTCTATACACACTAACAAGAACTGATAACATATCTATTTTGTCTATCAGTAACTACGTTGATTTTAAACGATTCATTAAACCTAGAGTAAAAAGTAGTTTACGCGACAGAGAGATCGTTTTTCCACCATATGGTGCAAATCAATTAGTTGATATTTTAGAAGAAAGGGCTGACATGGCTTTCAAAAAAAATGTATTAGAGGATGATGTAATACCTTTATGTGCAGCACTAGCAGCTAAAGAAGAAGGTGATGCAAGATATGCCCTAGATCTTTTAAGAACTGCAGGTGAAATAGCAGATGAAAGAGGCTCTGACATTGTTAAAGGTGAATTTGTAAGAGAAGCAAAAGAATACATCGAACATAATAAAATTGTAGAAATTGTTTCAACGCTCCCAGCTCAACAGCAACGTGTTTTAGAGGCAATACTTTATTTAACAAAAAGAAATGAAGAAATAACTTCAGGAAAATTATATGAAACTTATAAAAAACTTTCAAGAGGTAAAGATATTGTATCATACAGAAGAATATTTGACTTTATAAATGAATTGGAATTATTAGGTATAATTTCTACAAACACGGTTTCTAGAGGTAGAGGAAGAGGCAGAACCAATATAATAAAACTACAGTGTGATGTTTCACTTTTAGAAGATGCTTTATGGGTTATTTAATTAATAATTTTAATATAGCCATCCTAACAGGTACACCATAGAAGGCTTGTTTAAAATATTTTGCGCAAGGTAGATTATCTACTTCATAAGAAATTTCATCTACCCTTGGAAGAGGATGCATAACAATTAAATCTTTTCCTTCCAAAGTTTTTGCATCTATGTTATAGGCACCTTTAATTCTTGAATATTCTTGTGGATCTGGAAATCTTTCTTTTTGAATACGTGTAACATATAATACATCTATATCATCGATAACCTCATTCAAATTTGAAGTTTCGTTTATTTCAACTTCAAAATTTTTAAGATCTTCTATGATATCTTCTGGCATCTTAAGTTCAGGTGGAGAAACAAAGCTCATTTTAACATTAAACATTGCTAAGGCATGTGCCAATGAATGCACAGTTCTTCCATATTTTAAATCACCAAGAATTGCAACATGTAACCCATTTATTTTTCCAAATGTTCTTTTTATTGTATATAAATCAAGGAGGGTCTGAGTGGGATGTTGACCAGCTCCATCACCAGCATTTATCACAGGAACTTCAACAAGATCTGCTACATAGCGTGCTGAACCTTCTAATTCATGTCTTATCACTATAGCATCTGAATATTGTGCCACTGTCCTGGCAGTATCTGCCAAATTTTCACCTTTCATCGTTGAACTTGTCCTTACTTCAGAAAATCCGATTACTTTACCTCCTAATCTCTTCATGGCAGCTTCAAATGAAAGACGAGTTCTAGTTGATGGTTCATAGAACATCATGCCCAAAACTTTACCTTCAAGAACGTTTGAAGTCTTCTCTCCACGTGCTATACTTTCCATTTTTCTGGCGACCTTAAGTATAAGTTTAATATCTTTTTTTTCTAAATCTCTAATAGAGATAATGTCTTTTAATTTTAACATCTATAACACCCTAAATTCTAACGTTATTCCAAAAAAATATATAAAATTACTTTTAAAAATAGATTTATAAATTAAGAAGGAGAAGAAAAAGATGGTTATGATCAAACTTGACCAATGTGGACAGAGCAGTGCGGAAATATTACTTATTGTTGCTGCAGCATTAGCTTTAGTATTAATTGCTGGTTATGTTGCAGTTACAGTTTCAAAAACCGTTGGTGGGAATGTTTCAGACGTTGTCGACGCTGCAAGAAACTCTACATTATTAAAACTTGGTAGTAGTCCATAAATTTATTTTAAAACTTTAATTCCATTTTTAGTACCTACTAACACCTCATCAACATTCTTAGAAAATATTCCATTTTCAACCACACCAGGAATATTATTTAATTCCTTCTCCAATCTTGATGGATCTCCAATAGAATCAAATTTAACATCTATTATAAAATTACCATTGTCTGAGATCCAAGGAGTATATTTATAAAATCTTAACGATGGTTTTCCACCTAATTTCTTTATATTTTCACAGACCATACGTAGTGAAGATGGAATTACTTCAACAGGAACAGGTGATTTACCAAGCTCATCAACAATTTTTGATTCATCTACAATGACAATAAATTTTTTGGCAGAATAATCTACTATTTTTTCTTGTGTATGAGCACCTCCTTTTCCTTTAATTAAATTAAGCTTTTTGTCTACTTCATCAGCACCATCAATAGCAATGTCTACATCATGTTCTTCCAATGTTGTTAAAGGTATACCACAATTTTTTGCCAATAAAAATGATTGATAAGAAGTTGGAATTCCAAGTATATCTAACTCCCTTTCCTTTATCTTTTCCCCTAATTTTTCAATAAAATATCTAACTGTTGTGCCAGTTCCAAGACCAACTACTTGGCCATCTTTAATTCTTTTTGCAGCTTCATACCCAACTAATTTCTTTTGCAATGTTCGTGAGTCCATGGAATCCAACCTTTAATCTATTTTTAATAATACCTTAGTAAGATCGTAATTTTCTTGGCACTCATGAACTTTTCCTAGAACTTTTACTATGGTGCATCTATCTCCAGGAAACAATCCTTCTGGAAAACAAAATTTTCTTAATTTACAATGTTTGTTATTACATTCCTGTGGTGAATATACTATCGTCGAGCCTTCAAATGCTCTTTTTGAATCTATTAATGCAGTTATCTTTGCTTTTTCTACTTCAACAACTTTAACTTTACCTTCGTCATGAATTGGGCAATTGTGCGTTCTATCTTTAACATCTTTTATTATATACAATCTACCTTTTTCAAGAGGATTTATACAGACACTTCTATACCTACATCTTTGACATTCTTTGCTTGGACCACAAAATTTGAAAATTTTGCCTTTCTTTGCCAATTTTTTACCTATTAGTGTTATTAATCTCTCTTTTCCTTCCATTCTATCTCCTCTTCATTTTTTAAATTACTCCAGTTACTTCTGCCAATCTTTTTGCAGCTGCTCTTGTTAATCCTCTATCACCTAGAATAGTATATCTTTCCTTCCTAATTTTATGTGCCATTGTTAATGCTTCTATAATATATTCTGGATCAATGCCAAGCTCATATGCATTTGTAGGTGCATTAATTTTTTTAAGTGTATCTCTTATAAATTTCCAATCTTTACCATGTAAATACATCATCATTATTGTGCCCACTCCACATTGTTCACCATGAAGTGCTGGTTTGGGAGCAACAATATCCAATGCATGGCTAAACTTGTGTTCAGAACCGCTGGCAGGGCGACTGCTGCCAGCAATGCTCATAGCAATGCCACTACTT
Coding sequences within:
- a CDS encoding glutamine--fructose-6-phosphate transaminase (COGs: COG0449 Glucosamine 6-phosphate synthetase contains amidotransferase and phosphosugar isomerase domains~InterPro IPR017932: IPR000583: IPR001347: IPR005855~KEGG: mst:Msp_1196 glucosamine--fructose-6-phosphate aminotransferase~PFAM: sugar isomerase (SIS); glutamine amidotransferase class-II~SPTR: Q2NF26 GlmS~TIGRFAM: glucosamine/fructose-6-phosphate aminotransferase, isomerizing~PFAM: SIS domain; Glutamine amidotransferases class-II~TIGRFAM: glucosamine--fructose-6-phosphate aminotransferase (isomerizing)); this translates as MCGIAGCILKDSEAAPVLLNCLKRLEYRGYDSVGMATLNGSKIYIKKDSGKIDEVSKRLNFLELPGKMGIGHVRWATHGPPTQFNAHPHSDCNNEIVVVHNGIIENFNELKKELIKEGHKFRSETDTEVIAHLIEKYLKESKNLEEAARKTAKRLKGSYALLIMSVHEPDKIIGMRNESPLVVGISDHGLFLASDMPAVLEHTNKFIHLDEREMAIITNDDVVIKNFDGEIINKEIKEVDWTPEMAEKSGYDHFTIKEIHEGPNAIRETLRELNEVKKVAKKLKNIKRICFVACGTSYHASLVGKYVFEKLLGIPTDVILASEFKYSVKTLDKNTLVIFITQSGETADTISAIRMAKNKSKTLAIVNVVGSTATREAEYVIYTRAGPEIGVAATKTYLTQLTCIYMLAASLSGKDEIIDSLKKIPEIVKNTIKLENKIKKISEKYKDAHDVFFIGRGFSYPTALEGALKLKEISYIHAEGYAAGELKHGPLALIEENVPVVSIAPPGESYDKTLGNIEEVKARGSKVIALGSKNNKDLKEISDEFIPIDPSVDEFLSPLVYIVPLQLFAYYTSVGRGIDPDKPRNLAKSVTVE
- a CDS encoding ORC complex protein Cdc6/Orc1 (COGs: COG1474 Cdc6-related protein AAA superfamily ATPase~InterPro IPR015163: IPR011991: IPR003593: IPR014277~KEGG: mth:MTH1412 Cdc6 related protein~PFAM: CDC6 domain protein~SMART: AAA ATPase~SPTR: O27463 Cell division control protein 6 homolog 1~TIGRFAM: orc1/cdc6 family replication initiation protein~PFAM: ATPase family associated with various cellular activities (AAA); CDC6, C terminal~TIGRFAM: orc1/cdc6 family replication initiation protein), whose product is MNIFDDLSGGKSVFKNKKYLDHRFLPDKLPHREKQIKSIAKYWKEALDGVTPPNITIYGKTGTGKTAVAKFVMKQLKEIAEPNVRVEYIRCTDYSTEYQVLARLCQLMGKDVPFRGWTKAEVINVFKDTLRRNVYDEKPILIVILDEIDILLRKDGDGLLYTLTRTDNISILSISNYVDFKRFIKPRVKSSLRDREIVFPPYGANQLVDILEERADMAFKKNVLEDDVIPLCAALAAKEEGDARYALDLLRTAGEIADERGSDIVKGEFVREAKEYIEHNKIVEIVSTLPAQQQRVLEAILYLTKRNEEITSGKLYETYKKLSRGKDIVSYRRIFDFINELELLGIISTNTVSRGRGRGRTNIIKLQCDVSLLEDALWVI
- a CDS encoding aspartate carbamoyltransferase (COGs: COG0540 Aspartate carbamoyltransferase catalytic chain~InterPro IPR006130: IPR006132: IPR006131: IPR002082~KEGG: mth:MTH1413 aspartate carbamoyltransferase catalytic subunit~PFAM: aspartate/ornithine carbamoyltransferase carbamoyl-P binding domain; aspartate/ornithine carbamoyltransferase Asp/Orn-binding region~PRIAM: Aspartate carbamoyltransferase~SPTR: O27464 Aspartate carbamoyltransferase~TIGRFAM: aspartate carbamoyltransferase~PFAM: Aspartate/ornithine carbamoyltransferase, carbamoyl-P binding domain; Aspartate/ornithine carbamoyltransferase, Asp/Orn binding domain~TIGRFAM: aspartate carbamoyltransferase), with amino-acid sequence MLKLKDIISIRDLEKKDIKLILKVARKMESIARGEKTSNVLEGKVLGMMFYEPSTRTRLSFEAAMKRLGGKVIGFSEVRTSSTMKGENLADTARTVAQYSDAIVIRHELEGSARYVADLVEVPVINAGDGAGQHPTQTLLDLYTIKRTFGKINGLHVAILGDLKYGRTVHSLAHALAMFNVKMSFVSPPELKMPEDIIEDLKNFEVEINETSNLNEVIDDIDVLYVTRIQKERFPDPQEYSRIKGAYNIDAKTLEGKDLIVMHPLPRVDEISYEVDNLPCAKYFKQAFYGVPVRMAILKLLIK
- a CDS encoding hypothetical protein (KEGG: msi:Msm_0782 hypothetical protein~SPTR: B9AEB4 Putative uncharacterized protein) → MVMIKLDQCGQSSAEILLIVAAALALVLIAGYVAVTVSKTVGGNVSDVVDAARNSTLLKLGSSP
- a CDS encoding ribose-5-phosphate isomerase (COGs: COG0120 Ribose 5-phosphate isomerase~InterPro IPR004788~KEGG: msi:Msm_0284 ribose-5-phosphate isomerase A~PFAM: Ribose 5-phosphate isomerase~PRIAM: Ribose-5-phosphate isomerase~SPTR: A5UJW1 Ribose 5-phosphate isomerase, RpiA~TIGRFAM: ribose 5-phosphate isomerase~PFAM: Ribose 5-phosphate isomerase A (phosphoriboisomerase A)~TIGRFAM: ribose 5-phosphate isomerase): MDSRTLQKKLVGYEAAKRIKDGQVVGLGTGTTVRYFIEKLGEKIKERELDILGIPTSYQSFLLAKNCGIPLTTLEEHDVDIAIDGADEVDKKLNLIKGKGGAHTQEKIVDYSAKKFIVIVDESKIVDELGKSPVPVEVIPSSLRMVCENIKKLGGKPSLRFYKYTPWISDNGNFIIDVKFDSIGDPSRLEKELNNIPGVVENGIFSKNVDEVLVGTKNGIKVLK
- a CDS encoding Protein of unknown function UPF0179 (COGs: COG1860 conserved hypothetical protein~InterPro IPR005369~KEGG: mth:MTH609 hypothetical protein~PFAM: Protein of unknown function UPF0179~SPTR: P72011 UPF0179 protein MTH_609~PFAM: Uncharacterised protein family (UPF0179)), which gives rise to MEGKERLITLIGKKLAKKGKIFKFCGPSKECQRCRYRSVCINPLEKGRLYIIKDVKDRTHNCPIHDEGKVKVVEVEKAKITALIDSKRAFEGSTIVYSPQECNNKHCKLRKFCFPEGLFPGDRCTIVKVLGKVHECQENYDLTKVLLKID